One Desertibacillus haloalkaliphilus DNA window includes the following coding sequences:
- a CDS encoding DUF2935 domain-containing protein: protein MDHYLETALFEHRFWLQVLGDHARFIRDALAPTETEEIKASEMFISAFDQLLDQANDVLTRAQLRSLNEDADANAKSIREFKLSLIEKHLVGQITIELPPTFLNHMVNEVDEYIRILTYLVNEQTPPICHPLHHHLVWLLDAAGHAGAISDSLDATEKKLTKKSDAFTTTFEDFYIKAVEMAGYLRANIEQFPALSRFNNQVELEVALFKAFLAEIEELELSNEVLSTFSALMADHMAREECYYLFKLAESSDTSQPDCDPTKPRTQE, encoded by the coding sequence ATGGATCACTATCTCGAAACCGCCTTGTTTGAACATCGCTTTTGGTTACAAGTTCTAGGCGATCACGCTCGATTTATCCGTGATGCACTTGCTCCAACCGAAACAGAGGAAATTAAGGCTTCGGAAATGTTTATTTCGGCATTTGATCAGTTACTTGACCAAGCAAACGACGTACTTACACGTGCACAACTGCGTTCACTTAACGAAGACGCGGATGCTAATGCGAAAAGCATTCGGGAGTTTAAGCTATCACTGATCGAAAAGCATCTAGTTGGTCAAATTACGATTGAACTTCCACCCACCTTTTTAAATCATATGGTTAATGAAGTCGATGAATATATCCGCATCTTAACGTACTTAGTGAATGAACAAACACCACCCATTTGCCATCCCCTTCACCACCATCTTGTTTGGTTACTTGATGCTGCCGGTCATGCAGGTGCGATTTCAGACTCACTTGATGCAACAGAAAAGAAATTAACAAAAAAAAGTGATGCATTCACGACAACTTTTGAAGATTTTTATATCAAAGCCGTTGAAATGGCAGGGTACCTTAGGGCAAATATCGAACAATTTCCGGCTTTATCAAGGTTTAATAACCAAGTCGAACTTGAGGTCGCGTTATTTAAAGCTTTTTTAGCCGAGATTGAAGAGCTAGAACTTTCAAACGAGGTTCTATCCACCTTTTCAGCATTAATGGCTGATCATATGGCTAGAGAAGAGTGCTATTACCTCTTTAAATTGGCTGAATCATCAGACACCTCTCAACCTGATTGTGATCCAACAAAACCAAGAACACAGGAATGA
- a CDS encoding superoxide dismutase, with product MERHLETYRSYKEELLDWYDRVIKLVGVDNEEESRGGLDDHAQLKAKIDAFEDELKDIEENLEPEATLEKINRLQDSSQALYEEWSALYALEESDDNNEIRNEDNQIDEEDLINRQEVQQQSVEPVAMRRVPIGKHTLPPLPYAYDALEPYISAEIMRLHHSEHHQGYVDGLNKAEKEMEKSRKSGDFDLIKHWEREAAFNGAGHYLHTIFWNIMSPRGGGQPRREVATQINQDFGSFKRFKQHFSEAAKKVEAVGWAILVWAPRSHRLEILQAEKHQNLSQWDVIPLLVLDVWEHAYYLQYKTDKGQYVENWWNVVDWDAVNQRFLQARTLRWQPY from the coding sequence ATGGAACGTCATCTTGAAACATATCGATCCTACAAAGAAGAGTTGCTTGACTGGTACGATCGTGTTATTAAACTTGTAGGTGTTGATAATGAAGAAGAGTCAAGAGGTGGACTTGACGATCACGCACAATTAAAAGCAAAAATTGACGCATTTGAAGATGAGCTAAAAGACATAGAGGAGAATCTAGAACCGGAAGCTACTCTTGAAAAAATAAATCGTCTTCAAGATTCTTCACAAGCTTTATATGAAGAGTGGTCAGCGCTCTACGCGTTGGAAGAGAGTGATGATAACAACGAGATTAGAAATGAGGATAACCAAATAGACGAAGAGGATCTCATAAATCGACAGGAAGTACAACAGCAATCGGTCGAACCTGTAGCGATGAGGCGTGTACCGATTGGGAAACATACCCTCCCACCTCTACCATATGCGTATGATGCATTAGAGCCTTACATTAGTGCGGAAATTATGAGGTTGCATCATTCTGAGCATCACCAAGGTTATGTAGATGGGTTGAATAAAGCGGAAAAAGAAATGGAGAAGTCAAGGAAGTCAGGGGACTTCGACCTGATCAAACACTGGGAGCGTGAAGCTGCCTTTAACGGTGCTGGTCATTACCTTCATACGATCTTCTGGAACATTATGAGTCCAAGGGGGGGAGGGCAACCACGACGGGAAGTTGCTACACAAATCAATCAAGACTTTGGAAGCTTTAAGCGATTTAAACAACATTTTTCTGAGGCTGCAAAAAAAGTAGAAGCGGTCGGTTGGGCTATCCTTGTTTGGGCCCCGCGTTCGCATCGTTTAGAGATTTTACAAGCTGAAAAACATCAAAATTTAAGTCAATGGGATGTTATTCCGCTGTTAGTCTTAGATGTATGGGAACATGCCTATTACTTACAATATAAAACAGATAAAGGTCAGTACGTTGAAAATTGGTGGAATGTTGTTGATTGGGATGCTGTCAATCAACGGTTTTTACAGGCGCGTACGCTTCGTTGGCAGCCGTATTAA
- a CDS encoding alkaline phosphatase family protein, producing the protein MRLQQIIVMLIIALSLVGCQTNEDEDKNTIQGLGKKDHPDKNVVFVILDSMMGSLVENSKEKGMVPAIDFLMENGQYYNDLVSPFPSMSVNIESTILTGTMADNHQVPGLVWYKQDEDRLVDYGSTIEKMLKLGLTQSLQDSLYHLNNTHLNPQTTTIFEELQQERLTTGSVNMIVYRGESEHELTLPPLLDGLVSPNGPLLTKGPDLLAFGSAIKPNVIANQPLPDSIYQRFGLNDEYSIEVTKALIKNNQQPNFLAVFLPNFDKEAHEHGPHYRRGFERAELLFQEILNSYDSWEQALEENIFIIIGDHGQDKLKSDKDEMLINLDSIYNDYQISTLRENISNGEIAFANNHRSAYVYSLHDPTLIPSLAETAMVDHRISFSAWQEDDWIYVLSPNQEQTLRFKPGGQWNDRYDQSWTIEGNEAILTLELDPTMNEIHYQDYPDALNQLYSSLNSHPGSYLVLNAKPGYSFASEGAPEHEGGGEHGGMHKNDTLAAMIIAGTDQQPKYRRMVDLKDFFKQLVTP; encoded by the coding sequence ATGCGACTACAACAAATCATTGTTATGCTTATCATTGCTTTATCGCTAGTCGGTTGCCAGACTAATGAAGATGAAGATAAAAATACAATTCAAGGACTTGGAAAAAAAGATCACCCTGATAAAAATGTAGTATTTGTTATTCTCGATTCAATGATGGGCTCCCTCGTCGAAAATAGTAAAGAAAAAGGGATGGTACCCGCCATAGACTTTTTAATGGAAAACGGTCAATATTACAATGACCTTGTCTCACCGTTTCCATCGATGTCTGTAAATATTGAAAGTACGATTTTAACAGGTACAATGGCTGATAACCACCAAGTACCGGGATTGGTTTGGTATAAGCAGGATGAAGACCGGCTTGTTGACTACGGTTCAACCATCGAAAAAATGCTTAAATTAGGATTAACTCAATCGTTACAGGACTCGTTATATCATTTGAATAATACACACTTAAATCCACAGACAACAACCATTTTTGAAGAGTTACAGCAAGAAAGATTGACAACAGGGTCAGTCAATATGATCGTCTATCGTGGGGAAAGTGAACACGAACTTACACTTCCACCATTGCTAGATGGTCTAGTGTCTCCAAACGGCCCCCTACTAACGAAAGGACCTGACCTATTAGCATTCGGCAGCGCCATCAAGCCTAATGTGATTGCCAATCAACCATTACCAGACTCTATCTATCAGCGTTTCGGGCTGAATGATGAATATTCGATTGAAGTAACCAAAGCATTGATCAAAAATAATCAGCAGCCAAACTTTCTTGCGGTTTTCCTTCCTAATTTTGATAAGGAAGCTCATGAACACGGTCCTCATTACCGAAGAGGGTTTGAGCGAGCGGAATTATTATTTCAGGAGATCTTAAACAGTTATGATAGTTGGGAGCAAGCATTAGAGGAAAATATTTTTATCATTATTGGTGATCACGGTCAAGACAAACTAAAAAGTGACAAAGATGAAATGTTAATTAACTTAGACTCTATCTACAACGATTATCAAATATCAACATTACGTGAGAATATAAGCAATGGAGAGATTGCCTTTGCTAATAACCATCGAAGTGCGTACGTTTATTCTTTACATGATCCAACACTTATACCGAGTCTTGCTGAGACAGCGATGGTTGATCACCGCATCTCATTTTCGGCTTGGCAAGAAGATGACTGGATCTATGTCCTCTCACCTAACCAAGAGCAAACGCTCCGATTTAAACCTGGTGGACAGTGGAATGATCGCTATGATCAGTCGTGGACTATTGAGGGCAATGAAGCGATTTTAACATTGGAACTTGATCCTACTATGAACGAAATACACTATCAAGACTACCCTGATGCATTAAACCAACTATATAGTTCATTAAATAGTCATCCTGGCTCATATCTCGTTCTCAACGCCAAACCAGGCTACAGTTTTGCCTCTGAAGGCGCTCCTGAACATGAGGGTGGAGGGGAGCATGGTGGTATGCATAAAAATGATACATTAGCCGCCATGATCATCGCTGGCACCGACCAACAGCCAAAATACAGACGAATGGTTGACCTAAAGGATTTCTTTAAACAACTTGTAACCCCATAA